In Pseudofrankia saprophytica, one genomic interval encodes:
- a CDS encoding chorismate--pyruvate lyase family protein produces the protein MNMRAGTGTRPPVGAAPRLGRVEQLVLRGDGLTTTSLEILTGHEITVRVRRHWRLALPAQAERAYDIFDGYTGPGADTLAAYSTVGYRDLGGVPGDDLLIREVLLCGDDGVIYATASLFAVLDRLPPDVAHRLATTGAPIGKLLVRAGIQVKREIRRWGHFPAGDFAAHLGPAVQADTRVPARTYLMRSMVTGEPLTLITEWFAPRLFDTA, from the coding sequence ATGAACATGAGAGCGGGGACGGGAACACGACCGCCGGTGGGCGCGGCTCCCAGGCTCGGCCGGGTCGAACAGCTCGTCCTTCGCGGCGACGGGCTGACGACCACGTCACTGGAAATCCTGACCGGCCACGAGATCACGGTTCGGGTCCGCCGCCACTGGCGGCTGGCACTGCCCGCACAGGCGGAGCGGGCGTACGACATCTTCGACGGCTACACCGGCCCGGGCGCGGACACACTCGCCGCCTATTCGACCGTCGGCTACCGAGACCTGGGCGGAGTACCGGGCGACGACCTGCTCATCCGCGAGGTGCTGCTCTGCGGCGACGACGGGGTCATCTACGCGACCGCGAGCCTGTTCGCGGTGCTCGACCGGCTGCCGCCGGACGTCGCCCACCGGCTGGCGACCACCGGAGCGCCCATCGGCAAGCTGCTCGTCCGCGCCGGCATCCAGGTCAAACGCGAGATCCGCCGGTGGGGCCACTTTCCGGCCGGCGACTTCGCCGCCCACCTCGGCCCGGCCGTCCAGGCGGACACCCGGGTTCCGGCCCGTACCTACCTGATGCGCAGCATGGTGACGGGCGAACCCCTCACCCTGATCACCGAATGGTTCGCCCCGCGGCTGTTCGACACCGCCTGA
- a CDS encoding acyltransferase family protein → MSNTIVLPTQRAGEPGDSRAVSTGFPVPRRFRPDIQGLRTIAIVTVALYHAGVPFLAGGYIGVDVFFVISGFLITRQLVAEAAANGRVSLVRFYAARFRRLLPPAAVVVAASVVVAHYVLPYQQMKSLMTDVRYAAFYGVNYHFAHEGVRYQNASEPPSAIQHFWSLAVEEQFYAVWPVLILLCCLLGRHRLRYRLVISAIAAITVATLAYSVAISAGQAPLAYFSLQTRAWELGFGALVALTADQWARLSSGICQILGWVGLGAVLAAAVLYDEHTVYPGVAAVVPVAGAAMLIGAGMLRHDRTPETFLLERPSMQYAGKVSYAWYLWHWPMLILLPAWVGHPLSVWEQVEIVCLAFWFAVLTYFLEDAARRARRTAFGWIWAGALLSTFVALCSVVGTFTLPSLTTSGVARTALALNAPDVTAVQAALVRSIPIEKLPRNLTPPLAEAPQDAPPGWRTCGFADLNQTEIRPCIAGDASADKVAVVLGDSHAHQWMTALDQEAKRTGWKLVEITKGACPIANVQFFQNDLKREYRECDVFRRWAAAEVARLQPDLVIASQSNIAPWDNITDEEWARRSVAALVELAGSTASIAYIGDTPTFLTDPVTCLQRNLNEAQRCLVPRADAFGHFPDRYFVIADAMRRAGIGFIDSLPFFCTPQLCPSAVDNMAVYRDQGHITDTYATWLAPMLEPIFLGVPQ, encoded by the coding sequence ATGTCAAACACCATCGTCCTGCCTACTCAGCGTGCCGGCGAGCCCGGCGATAGCCGGGCGGTGTCGACCGGCTTTCCGGTACCGAGACGTTTTCGGCCGGACATCCAGGGGCTGCGCACGATCGCCATCGTGACGGTCGCCCTCTATCACGCCGGAGTGCCATTCCTAGCGGGCGGCTACATCGGCGTCGACGTGTTCTTTGTAATTTCCGGATTCCTAATCACCAGGCAGCTCGTCGCGGAGGCGGCGGCTAACGGACGAGTCAGCCTGGTCCGGTTTTACGCTGCTCGTTTCCGTCGCCTCTTGCCGCCTGCGGCGGTGGTCGTCGCCGCCTCCGTCGTCGTCGCACACTATGTTCTGCCGTACCAGCAGATGAAATCCCTGATGACAGACGTCCGGTACGCAGCGTTTTACGGTGTCAACTACCACTTCGCGCACGAGGGAGTGCGGTACCAGAACGCCTCCGAGCCACCGTCCGCCATTCAGCATTTCTGGTCGCTCGCCGTCGAGGAGCAGTTCTATGCCGTCTGGCCAGTGCTGATCCTGCTCTGCTGTCTGCTCGGCCGACACCGCCTGCGGTACCGGCTGGTCATCTCAGCCATCGCTGCCATCACGGTCGCGACGCTGGCCTATTCTGTCGCGATCTCTGCCGGCCAGGCCCCACTCGCATACTTCTCGCTGCAGACGAGAGCATGGGAACTCGGTTTTGGGGCACTAGTCGCGCTGACGGCCGATCAGTGGGCTCGCCTATCGTCCGGCATCTGCCAGATCCTCGGCTGGGTCGGTCTCGGTGCCGTCCTCGCTGCGGCGGTCCTTTACGACGAACACACGGTCTACCCGGGTGTAGCGGCCGTCGTGCCGGTTGCGGGCGCGGCGATGCTGATCGGGGCGGGGATGCTGCGGCACGACCGGACTCCGGAGACCTTTCTCCTGGAGCGGCCGTCTATGCAGTATGCCGGCAAGGTCTCCTATGCCTGGTATCTCTGGCACTGGCCGATGCTGATCCTGCTACCGGCGTGGGTGGGTCATCCGCTCAGCGTCTGGGAGCAGGTCGAGATTGTCTGCCTGGCGTTCTGGTTCGCGGTCCTGACCTATTTCCTTGAGGATGCCGCACGGCGGGCTCGTCGGACGGCGTTCGGCTGGATATGGGCCGGTGCGCTGCTCTCGACCTTCGTCGCCCTTTGCTCAGTCGTTGGAACCTTCACGTTGCCATCGCTCACGACCTCGGGCGTCGCGCGCACCGCGCTTGCCCTCAATGCTCCGGACGTCACGGCGGTCCAGGCGGCGCTGGTGCGAAGCATTCCCATTGAAAAACTACCGCGGAACCTGACGCCGCCGCTCGCCGAGGCGCCCCAGGACGCGCCGCCCGGCTGGCGCACCTGCGGGTTCGCGGATCTAAATCAGACCGAGATCAGACCGTGTATCGCGGGTGATGCCTCCGCGGATAAGGTTGCGGTCGTTCTCGGCGACTCGCACGCCCATCAGTGGATGACCGCGCTGGACCAGGAGGCGAAGCGGACGGGGTGGAAGCTGGTCGAGATTACCAAGGGTGCCTGTCCGATCGCGAATGTTCAGTTCTTCCAGAACGACCTGAAGCGCGAGTACCGTGAATGCGACGTGTTTCGACGGTGGGCGGCGGCCGAGGTGGCCCGCCTACAGCCCGATCTCGTCATCGCGAGTCAATCCAACATCGCGCCTTGGGACAACATCACCGATGAGGAATGGGCGCGCAGGTCAGTCGCGGCCCTGGTCGAGTTGGCCGGATCGACCGCCTCGATCGCTTACATCGGCGACACGCCGACCTTCCTCACCGATCCGGTCACCTGTCTCCAGCGGAACCTGAACGAGGCGCAGCGGTGCCTGGTCCCGCGCGCCGATGCGTTCGGGCATTTTCCGGACCGGTACTTCGTCATCGCCGACGCGATGCGGCGGGCTGGTATCGGTTTCATCGATTCGCTGCCCTTCTTCTGTACTCCACAGCTCTGTCCATCGGCGGTCGACAACATGGCCGTATACCGCGACCAGGGCCACATCACCGATACCTATGCCACATGGCTCGCACCCATGCTCGAACCGATATTCCTAGGGGTCCCCCAGTGA
- a CDS encoding phenylacetate--CoA ligase family protein, whose amino-acid sequence MTTHSVDGVPAQRDRDSAGVARASWLSTVDRYRSALSAPDDDRIWSRRLETASAAEITEIQAVKLRALVRYLHAAVPFYRRRFDAIGLEPGDIRGLEDLTAIPPVTKQDMAADLAEHPPWGTYTAVDEPTWLSKGWQIFASSGTTGAPRAFRYTGFDRETWAWSTARAMYAMGFRRGRDSAMLAFGYGPHVWLWGVHYGLNLMGIPIVTAGGLATTARVRFLDMYRPTILACTPSYALYLADVMKEMGLDPAETSVRHLFCAGEPSMAVPALRARLESTWQATLHEFYGCTEAAPSAGAHSCAEVSAAPGEVSLHLPGDTHLWEVVDPDTMAPVPAGERGVSVVTNLLSEASPQLRFVVGDYTRLGAEPCPCGRNTPRARGGFLGRADDMLNVRGVTLFPSMIEDAVRRVPDAGVEYEIVLTAPRGLDELMVRVEATAGFPAGDHGALREALVREIRSRAELRASVEILEYGVLPRTQTKARRVRDLRAETAA is encoded by the coding sequence TTGACCACCCACTCCGTAGACGGCGTGCCGGCACAGCGCGATCGCGATTCCGCCGGTGTCGCCCGCGCGTCCTGGCTCAGCACCGTCGACCGTTATAGGTCGGCACTGTCGGCGCCGGATGACGACCGTATCTGGAGCCGGCGGCTGGAAACGGCGTCCGCTGCCGAGATCACGGAGATCCAGGCCGTCAAGCTACGCGCCCTGGTGCGCTATCTTCACGCGGCGGTGCCCTTCTACCGACGCCGGTTCGACGCGATCGGCCTCGAGCCCGGCGACATTCGAGGCCTCGAGGATCTGACGGCGATCCCACCCGTGACCAAGCAGGATATGGCGGCTGACCTGGCCGAACACCCTCCGTGGGGTACGTACACGGCCGTGGACGAGCCGACCTGGCTGAGCAAGGGATGGCAGATCTTCGCCAGCTCGGGCACGACCGGCGCGCCGCGCGCGTTCCGCTACACCGGGTTCGACCGCGAGACGTGGGCCTGGAGCACGGCCCGGGCGATGTATGCGATGGGCTTCCGGCGTGGCCGCGACAGCGCCATGCTCGCCTTCGGCTATGGCCCGCACGTATGGCTGTGGGGCGTGCACTACGGACTGAACCTGATGGGGATTCCCATCGTCACCGCCGGCGGTCTGGCCACCACGGCACGGGTCCGCTTCCTGGACATGTACCGGCCGACGATCCTCGCCTGCACGCCGTCCTACGCCCTGTACCTGGCCGATGTCATGAAGGAGATGGGGCTCGACCCGGCTGAGACCTCGGTGCGTCATCTGTTCTGCGCCGGTGAGCCGAGCATGGCCGTGCCGGCCCTGCGGGCCAGGCTGGAGAGCACCTGGCAGGCGACGCTGCACGAGTTCTATGGCTGCACCGAGGCCGCACCCTCGGCCGGTGCGCACAGCTGTGCCGAGGTCTCCGCGGCGCCCGGGGAGGTGAGCCTGCACCTGCCGGGCGACACCCACCTCTGGGAGGTGGTGGACCCGGACACGATGGCACCGGTCCCCGCCGGCGAGCGCGGCGTCTCGGTGGTGACCAACCTCCTGTCCGAGGCGTCCCCGCAGCTGCGTTTCGTCGTCGGCGACTACACGCGGCTAGGCGCGGAGCCCTGCCCATGCGGGCGGAACACTCCCCGCGCGCGGGGCGGATTTCTCGGCCGGGCGGACGACATGCTGAACGTGCGCGGCGTGACGCTGTTCCCCTCGATGATCGAGGACGCCGTGCGCCGGGTTCCGGACGCCGGCGTCGAGTACGAGATCGTGCTGACGGCGCCCCGCGGGCTGGACGAGCTGATGGTGCGGGTCGAGGCGACCGCGGGGTTCCCGGCCGGTGACCACGGCGCGCTACGGGAGGCCCTGGTCCGGGAGATTCGGTCGCGGGCCGAGCTGCGGGCCAGCGTGGAGATCCTCGAGTACGGGGTGCTTCCCCGGACGCAGACGAAGGCGCGCCGGGTTCGGGACCTGCGGGCCGAGACGGCTGCCTGA